From the Malus domestica chromosome 17, GDT2T_hap1 genome, one window contains:
- the ALF3 gene encoding PHD finger protein ALFIN-LIKE 4-like isoform X1 has translation MKGADAALYNPRTVEEVFRDFKGRRSGMIKALTSDVEKFFQMCDPEKENLSLYGYPSEQWEVNLPAEEVPPELPEPALGINFARDGMAEKDWLSLVAVHSDAWLVSVAFYFGARFGFDKADRKRLFNMINELPTIFEVVTGTAKKQAKEKSSSNHGSNKSKSNSKARGSESQGRHSEVLQPKDEDEGLDEEEEDEREETCGACGGGGPSSLDEPWIFCDFCETWFHMKCVKMTPARAKQIKQYKCPSCSNKRARPD, from the exons ATGAAGGGAGCTGATGCCGCGCTCTACAATCCTCGAACGGTCGAGGAGGTTTTCAGAGATTTCAAGGGCCGCAGATCTGGAATGATCAAGGCTCTCACTTCTG ATGTTGAAAAATTCTTTCAGATGTGTGATCCTG AGAAGGAGAATCTCTCCTTGTATGGATATCCTAGTGAGCAGTGGGAAGTCAACCTACCTGCTGAAGAAGTGCCTCCTGAATTGCCAGAGCCTGCTCTGGGTATCAACTTTGCAAGAGATGGCATGGCAGAAAAAGACTGGCTATCTTTGGTTGCTGTTCATAGTGATGCCTGGCTAGTTTCTGTTGCCTTCTACTTTGGTGCCAGATTTGGGTTTGACAAGGCTGACAG GAAGCGActttttaatatgattaatgaACTGCCAACAATATTTGAAGTTGTGACTGGTACTGCAAAAAAACAAGCAAAGGAGAAGTCATCTTCAAATCATGGCAGCAACAAATCCAAGTCAAACTCCAAAGCG CGAGGGTCCGAATCTCAAGGAAGACATTCGGAAGTATTGCAGCCTAAAGACGAAGATGAGGGCTTGGatgaagaggaggaggatgaaCGTGAAGAGACATGTGGAGCATGTGGTGGAGGCGGACCATCCTCATTGGACGAACCCTGGATTTTCTGTGATTTTTGTGAGACGTGGTTCCACATGAAGTGCGTGAAGATGACCCCTGCACGAGCAAAACAGATCAAGCAGTACAAATGCCCTTCATGCAGCAACAAGAGAGCCCGGCCTGATTAA
- the ALF3 gene encoding PHD finger protein ALFIN-LIKE 4-like (The RefSeq protein has 1 substitution compared to this genomic sequence) yields the protein MKGADVALYNPRTVEEVFRDFKGRRSGMIKALTSDVEKFFQMCDPEKENLSLYGYPSEQWEVNLPAEEVPPELPEPALGINFARDGMAEKDWLSLVAVHSDAWLVSVAFYFGARFGFDKADRKRLFNMINELPTIFEVVTGTAKKQAKEKSSSNHGSNKSKSNSKAQRGSESQGRHSEVLQPKDEDEGLDEEEEDEREETCGACGGGGPSSLDEPWIFCDFCETWFHMKCVKMTPARAKQIKQYKCPSCSNKRARPD from the exons ATGAAGGGAGCTGATGCCGCGCTCTACAATCCTCGAACGGTCGAGGAGGTTTTCAGAGATTTCAAGGGCCGCAGATCTGGAATGATCAAGGCTCTCACTTCTG ATGTTGAAAAATTCTTTCAGATGTGTGATCCTG AGAAGGAGAATCTCTCCTTGTATGGATATCCTAGTGAGCAGTGGGAAGTCAACCTACCTGCTGAAGAAGTGCCTCCTGAATTGCCAGAGCCTGCTCTGGGTATCAACTTTGCAAGAGATGGCATGGCAGAAAAAGACTGGCTATCTTTGGTTGCTGTTCATAGTGATGCCTGGCTAGTTTCTGTTGCCTTCTACTTTGGTGCCAGATTTGGGTTTGACAAGGCTGACAG GAAGCGActttttaatatgattaatgaACTGCCAACAATATTTGAAGTTGTGACTGGTACTGCAAAAAAACAAGCAAAGGAGAAGTCATCTTCAAATCATGGCAGCAACAAATCCAAGTCAAACTCCAAAGCG CAGCGAGGGTCCGAATCTCAAGGAAGACATTCGGAAGTATTGCAGCCTAAAGACGAAGATGAGGGCTTGGatgaagaggaggaggatgaaCGTGAAGAGACATGTGGAGCATGTGGTGGAGGCGGACCATCCTCATTGGACGAACCCTGGATTTTCTGTGATTTTTGTGAGACGTGGTTCCACATGAAGTGCGTGAAGATGACCCCTGCACGAGCAAAACAGATCAAGCAGTACAAATGCCCTTCATGCAGCAACAAGAGAGCCCGGCCTGATTAA